One genomic segment of Chloroflexota bacterium includes these proteins:
- a CDS encoding 4Fe-4S dicluster domain-containing protein has translation MKIHISSKTLQSDFVKKVTEISGQDLLSCNQCGKCSAGCPMCFAMDWLPNQIIRLAQLGLEEDIAASKTVWLCASCLTCTVRCPRGVDLGRVMEAIRLITLRKNIDYVSASSIPKETVGELPQIALVSGFRKHTA, from the coding sequence ATGAAGATTCATATCTCCTCAAAGACGCTCCAGAGTGACTTTGTCAAGAAAGTAACCGAAATCTCCGGGCAGGACCTTCTTTCCTGCAACCAGTGCGGAAAGTGCTCGGCGGGCTGTCCCATGTGCTTCGCCATGGATTGGCTGCCCAATCAGATTATTCGACTGGCACAGCTCGGACTTGAGGAGGATATCGCCGCATCAAAGACCGTCTGGCTCTGCGCTTCCTGCCTTACCTGTACTGTTCGCTGTCCGCGCGGGGTCGACCTGGGCAGGGTGATGGAGGCGATAAGGCTTATCACCTTGAGGAAAAATATCGACTACGTGAGCGCATCAAGCATTCCGAAAGAAACCGTCGGCGAGCTTCCCCAGATAGCGCTGGTCAGCGGCTTCCGAAAGCATACTGCCTGA